One part of the Mesorhizobium sp. M4B.F.Ca.ET.058.02.1.1 genome encodes these proteins:
- a CDS encoding DUF72 domain-containing protein: MDINVPRKDIGLDERRKRRRLRREKQRAENVGRAEKMHLARLAGKGPGRHSTELANSAYVGCSGWFYWKWRGKFYPAEMPTSEWFTHYAQQFDTVEINASFYSWPTVANVKTWLRQPGTRAFVYTIKVCELITHVKRFGDTETLVKDFGLIGDILGKRMGCFLFQLPPSYRFTEERLRAILSQLDHTRRNVVEFRHASWWNETVYSAFRESGTIFCSCSGPRLPDVLVRTANDIYLRMHGPERWYRHAYSEGELAEWAERIKNSGARRAWVYFNNDYEGFAPGNALTMRRLLDQTGFDQAPSEVECFRGGSVIIV, from the coding sequence ATGGACATCAACGTTCCCAGGAAAGACATAGGCCTTGACGAGCGACGTAAGCGCCGCAGGCTGCGCCGCGAAAAGCAGCGCGCAGAGAACGTGGGGCGCGCGGAAAAAATGCACCTCGCACGGCTGGCGGGCAAAGGGCCCGGCCGCCATTCGACCGAGTTGGCAAACTCCGCCTATGTCGGCTGCTCCGGATGGTTCTACTGGAAATGGCGCGGAAAGTTCTATCCGGCTGAGATGCCAACCTCCGAATGGTTTACTCATTATGCGCAGCAGTTCGACACCGTCGAAATAAACGCATCCTTCTATTCCTGGCCGACCGTCGCGAATGTGAAAACCTGGCTTCGTCAGCCCGGAACGCGGGCGTTCGTTTACACCATAAAAGTCTGTGAGCTGATCACGCACGTCAAGAGATTCGGGGATACCGAAACCCTGGTAAAAGATTTTGGACTAATCGGCGATATCCTTGGCAAGCGGATGGGCTGCTTTCTCTTCCAGCTTCCGCCAAGCTATCGCTTCACCGAGGAGAGGCTCCGCGCCATTCTGAGCCAGCTCGACCACACGCGACGCAACGTTGTGGAATTTCGTCATGCCAGCTGGTGGAACGAGACCGTCTATTCCGCCTTCCGCGAGAGCGGCACGATATTCTGTTCCTGCAGCGGTCCACGGCTTCCGGACGTTCTGGTTCGCACAGCCAACGATATTTACCTCCGAATGCACGGTCCGGAGCGCTGGTACAGGCACGCCTATTCCGAAGGCGAGTTAGCCGAATGGGCCGAGAGGATCAAGAACAGCGGCGCGCGGAGAGCCTGGGTTTATTTCAACAACGACTATGAAGGCTTTGCGCCCGGCAACGCTTTGACCATGCGCCGGCTGCTTGATCAAACAGGCTTCGATCAAGCTCCGTCCGAAGTGGAATGTTTCCGTGGCGGCTCCGTCATCATAGTATGA
- a CDS encoding CsbD family protein — protein MGSTSDKVKGKANEVAGKARQAVGKAVDNHEEQAKGKVQETKGKGQVAKGQVKDAVKNLVDKA, from the coding sequence ATGGGAAGCACGTCGGACAAGGTTAAAGGCAAGGCCAACGAAGTCGCTGGAAAGGCTCGCCAGGCTGTAGGCAAGGCCGTGGACAACCACGAAGAACAGGCCAAGGGCAAAGTCCAGGAAACCAAGGGCAAGGGGCAGGTTGCGAAGGGTCAGGTCAAAGACGCGGTGAAGAACCTCGTCGACAAAGCCTGA
- a CDS encoding ribonuclease Z — protein sequence MFRLTFLGTSASVPSADRNHPALLVEAGGHRILVDCGEGTQRQLLRSGAGLRRLHRLLLTHAHFDHILGIPGLFSTLRLGQSEELLTVHGGPDTLDVVVRMLAGLWGEGRAPIPLRLEPLTPGRFFDADEFTIDCFQVRHRDTDSYGFVLETPPRRHLRADYLASLGVPNGPIRKELVEGRAITLADGRTVASEDVLGPLEAGKKLVIIGDTESTDGLAEHVRGADLLVIEATFLDRDAAMARDYGHLTAAQAASLATTSNVNQLVLTHISGRYADEEILAEAVRAFPNSRIAADLDVLTI from the coding sequence ATTTTCAGACTTACCTTCCTCGGCACCTCGGCCAGCGTTCCCTCTGCGGATCGCAATCACCCTGCCCTACTTGTGGAGGCAGGCGGCCACCGAATTTTGGTCGACTGCGGAGAAGGCACGCAGCGCCAGTTGCTGCGCAGCGGCGCCGGCTTGCGGCGGCTTCATCGCTTGCTCCTCACGCACGCGCATTTCGACCATATACTTGGGATCCCCGGCCTGTTCTCTACGCTCCGGTTGGGGCAAAGCGAGGAGCTCCTCACCGTCCATGGAGGCCCGGACACCCTCGACGTCGTCGTGCGCATGCTGGCCGGCCTGTGGGGTGAAGGACGAGCGCCGATCCCACTAAGGCTTGAGCCGCTGACGCCCGGTCGGTTTTTCGACGCGGATGAATTCACGATCGACTGCTTTCAGGTTCGCCACCGCGACACGGATAGCTATGGCTTCGTGCTCGAAACGCCCCCGCGCCGCCACCTTCGCGCCGATTACCTGGCGTCTCTGGGCGTGCCAAATGGTCCAATCAGGAAGGAACTGGTGGAAGGCCGGGCTATTACCCTGGCGGATGGCCGAACGGTTGCTTCCGAAGACGTGTTGGGTCCGCTGGAAGCAGGCAAGAAGCTCGTGATCATCGGCGACACAGAGTCCACCGATGGGCTGGCGGAACATGTCCGCGGCGCTGACCTTTTGGTGATCGAGGCCACCTTCCTGGACCGAGATGCGGCCATGGCGCGCGATTACGGACATCTCACGGCTGCGCAGGCGGCATCTCTGGCGACGACGAGCAATGTGAATCAGCTCGTTCTCACGCATATCTCCGGCCGATATGCCGACGAAGAAATCCTCGCGGAGGCCGTGCGGGCATTTCCGAACAGCCGGATTGCGGCTGATCTCGACGTGCTCACCATATAA
- a CDS encoding metallophosphoesterase family protein — protein MTFRIGIISDTHGLLRPEAERHLAGVDHIIHGGDIGSPEIIAALQQIAPVTAIRGNVDTAGWAATYADTALVRLAGRTLYVLHDLKTLQVSPAALGIDMVVSGHSHVPKLKTVDGVLYLNPGSAGRRRFKLPITLATVDITPDGLQPVIQDLSSS, from the coding sequence ATGACATTCAGGATAGGCATCATCTCCGACACCCACGGCCTGCTGAGGCCGGAGGCGGAACGACACCTGGCCGGGGTCGACCACATCATCCATGGCGGGGACATTGGCAGTCCTGAAATCATTGCCGCGCTGCAGCAGATCGCACCAGTCACCGCGATAAGAGGAAACGTCGATACAGCTGGGTGGGCTGCGACCTACGCCGACACCGCGTTGGTGCGGCTGGCAGGCCGAACGCTCTACGTCCTCCATGATCTAAAGACGCTGCAGGTCTCACCAGCGGCACTCGGTATCGACATGGTCGTGTCGGGTCACTCCCATGTGCCGAAACTCAAAACCGTTGACGGCGTGCTCTATCTTAATCCGGGCAGCGCCGGTCGCCGTCGTTTCAAGTTGCCGATCACGCTTGCGACGGTTGATATCACGCCTGACGGTCTACAGCCCGTCATTCAGGATCTCAGCAGCAGCTAA
- a CDS encoding ABC transporter substrate-binding protein, which translates to MRIIQNRRTFLAGATATGAASLIGATTEAWAEAPPETASVRLGRWVGGAYCWGSLYLAGELLRADGITDVRYVQGDTKVDNTLWLGGGVTDFDFNMPTMHIRSIDAGAPIKILTGVHMGCWELRASDRVNGVADLKGKRVGIWALNDHPHVFLSLIVNYVGLDPGHDIEWVVGPSPMQDFIDGKVDAFLADTSAFSKVRSDKIGHTIVSNLVDRPWSEYYCCMVAGRADYVEKYPLATKRVLRAILKAADFCASDPTSAARALVDRGFLPSYDLALTTLQNTAHDKWRAYDAEDSVRFYALRMKETGMIKSSPQTILAAGTDFRFLNELKRELKM; encoded by the coding sequence ATGCGGATTATTCAAAATCGTCGCACCTTCCTGGCCGGCGCTACGGCGACCGGCGCCGCAAGTCTCATCGGTGCAACGACTGAGGCCTGGGCCGAGGCGCCCCCGGAAACGGCTAGCGTGCGCCTGGGCCGCTGGGTAGGTGGCGCTTATTGCTGGGGTTCGCTCTATCTCGCCGGAGAATTGCTGCGCGCAGACGGCATAACCGACGTCCGCTACGTCCAAGGAGACACCAAGGTCGACAACACGCTGTGGCTCGGCGGCGGAGTGACGGATTTCGATTTCAACATGCCGACGATGCATATCCGGTCCATCGATGCAGGAGCACCTATCAAGATATTGACCGGCGTGCACATGGGTTGCTGGGAGTTGCGGGCCAGCGACAGAGTCAACGGCGTTGCTGACCTGAAGGGCAAGCGGGTGGGGATTTGGGCCCTGAACGACCACCCACACGTATTCCTTAGCCTGATCGTCAACTACGTTGGGCTGGATCCCGGCCACGACATCGAATGGGTCGTGGGGCCCTCGCCGATGCAGGATTTCATCGACGGCAAGGTCGATGCCTTCCTCGCCGACACCAGCGCGTTCTCGAAGGTCCGTTCCGATAAGATAGGCCACACGATTGTCAGTAACTTGGTCGACCGTCCATGGTCGGAATATTACTGCTGCATGGTCGCAGGCAGGGCGGACTATGTAGAAAAATACCCGCTGGCGACCAAGCGTGTACTGCGAGCCATCCTCAAGGCTGCAGATTTCTGTGCGTCCGACCCGACCTCGGCGGCGCGTGCGCTGGTCGATCGCGGCTTTCTGCCGAGCTACGACCTTGCACTGACGACCCTGCAGAATACCGCGCACGACAAATGGCGGGCCTATGATGCCGAGGATTCGGTCCGCTTCTATGCGCTCCGCATGAAGGAGACGGGCATGATCAAGTCGAGCCCGCAGACAATCCTGGCCGCCGGCACGGATTTCCGTTTCCTCAACGAGCTAAAGCGAGAGCTGAAGATGTGA
- a CDS encoding ABC transporter substrate-binding protein: MRTQCAGRFSRRRLLRGITLAGTAGLLGWHPRRAAAEPPPETTRIRLIRIPSICQAPQYVAEELLRSEGFTEVHYLQKRGTADIAPALASGEADLSAHFAAPLLLHLEAGDPIVILAGLHVGCFELFGTDRVQAIRDLKGKTVAVPSLDSSRYVFLASMTAYVGLDLHTDIHFVTHPGPESIRLLSEGKIDAYLGFPPNRRRCGSSRSAM, from the coding sequence ATGCGTACCCAATGCGCCGGACGGTTCAGCCGACGGAGGCTCCTGCGTGGGATAACGCTGGCGGGGACAGCGGGGCTTCTGGGCTGGCACCCCAGACGAGCCGCTGCCGAGCCACCACCTGAGACGACGCGGATCCGGCTCATCCGGATTCCTAGCATCTGCCAGGCCCCCCAGTATGTAGCCGAAGAACTGCTGCGAAGCGAAGGGTTCACCGAGGTGCACTACCTCCAAAAGAGGGGGACCGCAGACATCGCGCCGGCTCTCGCCTCCGGTGAAGCCGACCTCAGTGCGCATTTCGCCGCCCCGCTCCTTCTCCACCTGGAGGCTGGGGATCCGATCGTCATCCTGGCTGGTCTCCACGTCGGCTGCTTTGAGCTGTTCGGGACCGATCGCGTCCAAGCAATCCGCGACCTCAAGGGGAAGACCGTGGCTGTGCCGTCGCTGGATTCCAGCCGATACGTCTTCCTCGCCAGTATGACGGCTTATGTGGGCCTGGACCTCCATACGGACATACACTTCGTCACGCATCCGGGCCCCGAGTCCATCCGGCTCCTAAGTGAGGGGAAGATCGACGCCTATCTGGGCTTTCCCCCGAACCGCAGGAGATGCGGGAGCAGCAGATCGGCCATGTAG
- a CDS encoding ABC transporter substrate-binding protein gives MQIIQNRRHFMAGAAAAGAAGLIGATTDAWAEAPPETTSVRLPRWIDGAYCWAGMYLAGELLKAEGFTDVRYVQGDEKVDQAVWIARGDTDFSMNYAPVHVASIDVGVPIKVLGGLHSGCLELIANDNIQGIPDLKGKRVGMHDIDAPSRVLVALMAAYIGLDPDNDFEWVEESKPVEAFADGKFDAYLFTPPETQQLRAKKIGHTILNTTIDRPWSQHFCCMTSAAADYVNKYPVATKRVLRAIVKGADLCASDPAWSAGQMVERGFVDSYEYALQTLSDTRYDVWRDYDAEASMRFYALRMQETGMIKSSPQQIIASGTDWRFLKELKREMKT, from the coding sequence ATGCAAATCATCCAGAACCGTCGCCACTTCATGGCCGGTGCTGCGGCAGCAGGCGCTGCAGGTCTCATCGGCGCAACGACTGACGCTTGGGCCGAGGCACCCCCTGAAACGACCTCCGTTCGCTTGCCGCGGTGGATCGATGGTGCCTATTGCTGGGCAGGGATGTACCTGGCCGGAGAGCTCCTCAAAGCGGAGGGCTTCACCGACGTCCGCTACGTGCAGGGGGATGAGAAAGTCGATCAGGCGGTGTGGATTGCGCGCGGCGACACGGATTTCAGCATGAACTACGCGCCGGTCCATGTCGCGTCGATCGACGTCGGCGTGCCAATCAAGGTGCTTGGCGGTCTGCACTCCGGGTGTCTCGAGCTGATCGCCAACGACAACATCCAAGGCATCCCGGATCTCAAGGGCAAGCGGGTGGGCATGCATGACATCGATGCGCCGTCGCGCGTGCTGGTTGCCCTGATGGCCGCCTATATCGGACTGGATCCCGACAACGACTTCGAATGGGTCGAGGAAAGCAAGCCGGTGGAAGCCTTCGCCGACGGAAAGTTCGATGCATACCTCTTCACGCCGCCGGAGACGCAGCAACTGCGTGCCAAGAAAATCGGCCACACGATCCTCAACACAACCATCGACCGCCCGTGGTCACAGCACTTCTGCTGCATGACCTCGGCCGCTGCGGACTACGTGAACAAGTACCCGGTGGCGACCAAGCGCGTGCTCAGGGCGATCGTCAAGGGCGCCGACCTCTGCGCGTCGGATCCCGCATGGAGTGCAGGGCAGATGGTCGAGCGAGGTTTCGTCGACAGCTACGAATACGCGCTGCAAACGCTGAGCGACACGCGGTACGACGTCTGGCGGGACTACGACGCCGAAGCCTCGATGCGCTTCTACGCGCTGCGCATGCAGGAGACGGGCATGATCAAATCGAGCCCACAGCAGATCATCGCCAGCGGCACCGACTGGCGTTTCCTTAAGGAGCTCAAGCGCGAGATGAAGACATGA
- a CDS encoding SCO family protein has product MSRWPTRALLLLALVAAPAHTSAHDASAHAGDSERLPMMGTAPDFTLISQDHKPVSLRDFRGKVVAIAFIYTYCTEVCPMLTAHMASVQEKLGSTFGSKIDFVSITVDPERDTPDVLKEYAHNFGADLKGWSFLTGDPAIVHEVGRKYGVIAKKVANGDVDHTLLTSLVDPNGILRVQYLGVRFDLEEFRDDLVSLLDESK; this is encoded by the coding sequence ATGAGCCGCTGGCCGACGCGCGCGTTGTTGCTCCTCGCCCTCGTCGCTGCGCCTGCGCATACCTCTGCGCACGACGCGTCAGCGCACGCGGGGGACAGCGAGCGCCTGCCCATGATGGGCACTGCACCGGATTTCACGCTGATATCGCAGGACCACAAGCCGGTGTCGCTGCGCGACTTCCGCGGCAAGGTGGTCGCCATTGCATTCATCTATACGTACTGTACCGAGGTCTGCCCGATGCTGACCGCCCATATGGCCAGCGTGCAGGAGAAGCTGGGCTCTACGTTCGGATCGAAGATCGACTTCGTTTCGATCACTGTCGACCCGGAGCGCGATACCCCCGATGTCTTGAAGGAATATGCGCACAATTTTGGCGCCGATCTGAAGGGCTGGTCGTTTCTTACCGGCGACCCGGCGATTGTCCATGAGGTTGGACGGAAATATGGGGTCATCGCGAAGAAGGTGGCGAACGGAGATGTCGACCATACCTTGTTGACGTCGCTCGTAGACCCGAATGGCATCTTGCGAGTACAGTATCTTGGCGTCCGGTTCGACTTGGAGGAGTTCCGGGATGACCTTGTCAGCCTCTTGGACGAATCCAAATAG
- a CDS encoding GAF domain-containing protein: MTLSASWTNPNSITNRLVGWVARLPARVQTKLLIAFLSIVGLLIVLGAVGLQVLSGVNDQTNELIKLQRRIAAYRQVQHDTTTQLYGISTALLLQDDRMLDAALRQLNQFGYDLDRMEFVAKAEVEVLGQVRQEYERVTAGVTHVVELVRAGRTEEARKVQLDEIIPSADRLERLTNQLVNMAEADMLAAIETTESAYGTSRLIVVSFAVGSILLALGLGYIISWSLIEPVKKIEARLSQIAAGDFAQQVAVANRDELGVLAANLNQTSDQLGRLYQEIETRTQQLDEALQQQTATADVLKVISRSTFDLQVVLDTLVESAVRLSRADKGGIVQLLDGEFRYVSTHGYPPSFRAYVEANPVPALAAGRGSAVGRVVEERRIVQIEDVITDPEYRVALIAEAGGFRTVLAAPLMREGDLVGVFVMTRVEQHPFNPKEIALVETFADQAVIAIENARLFEAVQSRTRELAASVGELEALGEVSKAVNSTLDLDTVLKTIVAKAVQLSETDAGTIYVFSSTRQQFRPRANFGMSDELIAAVSHQTIGLADMGIGDAPGRCMPVQFPDLSKETSSFLVRKTIVDAGYRGILIVPLLRPNKIVGALVVRRHKPGAFHEQVVHLMETFAAQSVLAIQNAKLFRDIEEKGQELEAASRHKSQFLANMSHELRTPLNSVLGFTELLVDGIYGELPDKAKTTVARVQANGRHLLGLINDVLDLSKIEAGQLTLAIEDYSVAQIVRSTVTAVEPLARAKRLELSTTVAENLPIGRGDERRLTQVLLNLAGNAVKFTETGAVDILADVVDGHFEITVRDTGPGIASKDQALIFEEFQQVDNSSTRQKGGTGLGLAISKRIAEMHGGTIDVESVIGSGSTFRLKIPIRMNEDARAA, translated from the coding sequence ATGACCTTGTCAGCCTCTTGGACGAATCCAAATAGCATAACGAACCGGCTCGTTGGCTGGGTTGCCCGGCTGCCGGCGCGCGTCCAGACCAAGCTCTTGATCGCATTCCTGTCGATCGTCGGCCTGCTGATCGTGCTCGGGGCCGTCGGGTTGCAGGTGCTGAGTGGGGTCAACGATCAGACCAACGAGCTGATCAAGCTGCAGCGCAGGATCGCAGCCTACCGCCAGGTACAGCACGATACGACCACCCAGCTCTATGGCATCTCCACCGCCCTGTTGCTTCAGGACGACCGGATGCTGGACGCGGCGCTGCGCCAGCTCAATCAGTTCGGCTACGACCTCGACCGCATGGAGTTCGTCGCCAAAGCCGAGGTGGAAGTGCTTGGCCAAGTCAGGCAAGAGTACGAACGAGTGACGGCCGGGGTGACGCACGTGGTAGAACTCGTCCGCGCCGGCCGTACTGAGGAGGCGCGCAAGGTTCAGCTTGATGAAATCATACCGTCGGCTGATCGCCTCGAGCGGCTGACAAACCAGCTGGTCAACATGGCCGAAGCCGACATGTTGGCGGCCATCGAAACGACCGAGAGTGCGTACGGCACGTCCAGACTGATCGTGGTTTCGTTTGCCGTGGGCAGTATCCTTTTGGCGTTGGGCCTCGGTTACATCATCTCCTGGTCGTTGATCGAACCGGTCAAGAAAATCGAAGCGCGTCTCAGCCAGATAGCGGCCGGCGACTTCGCCCAACAGGTTGCCGTCGCCAATCGCGACGAACTTGGAGTGCTCGCCGCTAACCTCAACCAGACCTCCGACCAGCTGGGGCGCCTGTATCAGGAGATCGAGACGCGCACCCAGCAGCTCGACGAGGCGCTTCAGCAGCAGACGGCCACTGCAGACGTCCTGAAGGTCATCAGCCGCTCTACCTTCGATCTGCAGGTCGTGCTCGATACGTTGGTGGAATCGGCTGTCAGGCTCAGCCGTGCCGACAAGGGTGGTATCGTGCAGTTGCTTGATGGCGAGTTCCGCTATGTGTCGACCCATGGCTACCCGCCCAGCTTCCGTGCTTATGTGGAGGCCAATCCAGTTCCGGCACTTGCCGCAGGCCGAGGCTCCGCCGTAGGGCGCGTAGTCGAAGAACGGCGGATCGTGCAAATCGAAGACGTGATCACTGATCCGGAATACCGCGTTGCGTTGATCGCTGAGGCAGGCGGGTTTCGCACCGTCCTCGCTGCCCCGCTCATGCGGGAAGGTGATCTCGTTGGTGTATTCGTCATGACGAGGGTTGAGCAGCATCCTTTCAATCCCAAGGAGATCGCGCTCGTCGAGACATTTGCCGACCAAGCCGTGATCGCCATCGAGAATGCGCGGCTCTTCGAGGCGGTGCAGTCACGCACGCGCGAGCTTGCCGCGTCTGTTGGTGAACTCGAGGCGCTTGGTGAGGTGAGCAAGGCGGTCAATTCGACGCTGGATCTCGACACGGTGCTGAAAACGATCGTCGCCAAAGCGGTCCAGTTGTCGGAGACGGATGCTGGCACGATCTACGTGTTCAGCAGCACGCGGCAGCAATTCCGTCCGCGCGCAAACTTCGGTATGAGCGATGAGCTTATCGCCGCAGTCTCACACCAGACGATCGGGCTGGCCGATATGGGGATCGGCGACGCGCCCGGACGGTGCATGCCGGTACAGTTTCCCGACCTCAGCAAGGAAACCTCCTCCTTCCTTGTGAGAAAGACGATCGTCGACGCCGGATATCGCGGTATCCTGATCGTTCCGCTGCTGAGGCCCAACAAGATCGTTGGTGCACTGGTCGTCAGGCGCCACAAGCCAGGTGCCTTCCATGAGCAAGTTGTCCACCTGATGGAGACCTTCGCAGCCCAATCGGTGCTCGCGATCCAGAATGCCAAGCTGTTCCGCGACATTGAGGAGAAAGGCCAGGAGCTGGAGGCAGCCAGCCGCCACAAGTCCCAATTCCTGGCGAATATGAGCCACGAGCTCAGGACACCGCTCAATTCAGTTCTGGGCTTCACAGAACTGCTGGTCGACGGCATCTACGGAGAACTCCCCGACAAGGCAAAGACGACCGTCGCGCGCGTGCAGGCAAACGGCCGTCACCTCCTCGGGCTCATCAACGACGTACTCGACCTTTCCAAGATCGAAGCCGGCCAGCTCACGCTGGCGATCGAGGACTACTCCGTCGCGCAGATTGTTCGCTCGACCGTTACGGCTGTCGAGCCGCTGGCACGAGCGAAGCGTCTTGAGCTTTCAACGACTGTTGCCGAGAACCTTCCAATCGGCCGCGGGGACGAACGCCGTTTAACGCAGGTTCTGTTGAATCTTGCAGGCAATGCCGTGAAGTTCACCGAAACGGGTGCGGTCGACATTCTTGCCGATGTGGTCGACGGGCACTTCGAGATCACCGTCCGAGACACCGGTCCCGGCATCGCGTCCAAGGACCAGGCCCTCATCTTCGAAGAATTCCAGCAGGTCGACAACAGCAGCACCAGGCAGAAGGGTGGCACAGGTCTTGGCCTGGCGATCTCGAAGCGCATCGCCGAAATGCATGGCGGAACCATAGACGTCGAGTCCGTGATCGGGTCAGGGTCGACATTCCGTCTGAAAATACCGATCCGGATGAATGAGGACGCGAGGGCCGCATGA
- a CDS encoding response regulator, whose translation MVEDTEDNRQIIRDLIATTEYELIEATDGAAGIAAAGAHRPDLILMDIQLPVIDGYEATRRIKADPALRHIPIIAVTSYALSGDEAKALAAGCDGYIAKPFSPRQLLSEIRGFLS comes from the coding sequence ATGGTGGAAGACACCGAGGACAACCGCCAGATCATCCGCGATCTCATTGCCACCACCGAATACGAACTGATCGAGGCGACGGACGGCGCAGCCGGCATCGCTGCGGCGGGAGCGCACAGGCCAGACCTGATCCTTATGGACATCCAGCTCCCGGTGATCGACGGGTATGAAGCGACCCGCCGCATCAAGGCCGACCCGGCGCTCCGGCACATTCCGATCATCGCCGTCACATCCTACGCGTTGTCGGGCGACGAGGCGAAAGCCCTTGCTGCTGGGTGCGATGGTTACATTGCCAAGCCATTCAGTCCGCGCCAGCTGCTTTCCGAGATTCGCGGGTTCCTTTCTTGA
- a CDS encoding response regulator, with protein MHDPPRILAVDDTPENLEILRMRLEANGYEVATAADGEEGLAKARELTPDLILLDIMMPKLDGISVVRMLKHDQSLRSIPVVLVTAKADTRDLVEGLDAGGDDYLTKPFEHRALLARVRSMLRQKALHDIVASQAKRLEHQAAQLSDWNRSLEQTVAEQVTELERMARLRRFLPEQVADLIVAAGNGDALLQSHRREVTVVFCDLRGFTAFAETAEPEEVMTVLAEYHSCLGEQIVRHEGTLERFVGDGIVVVFNDPLPCADHSERAVSMAAAMRDAIDEHSERWRKRDYLLGFGIGIARGHATIGRIGFDQRSDYAVIGTVSNHAARLCEEAKSRQILVSQRVVGAVESLVESVPVGELTLKGFRRPMPAYEIVRWIGRPS; from the coding sequence TTGCACGATCCGCCTCGCATTCTCGCGGTCGACGATACTCCGGAAAACCTTGAGATCCTGCGCATGCGCCTCGAGGCGAATGGTTACGAAGTTGCAACCGCCGCCGATGGTGAAGAGGGGCTTGCGAAAGCCCGCGAACTCACGCCTGATCTGATCCTGCTCGACATCATGATGCCGAAGCTCGACGGCATCAGTGTGGTCCGCATGCTCAAGCACGATCAATCGCTGCGATCGATCCCCGTTGTTCTTGTCACCGCGAAGGCCGATACGCGCGACCTAGTCGAGGGGCTGGACGCTGGTGGCGACGACTATCTGACAAAGCCCTTCGAGCACAGGGCGCTGCTAGCGCGGGTGCGCTCGATGTTGCGCCAGAAGGCGCTTCACGACATTGTCGCGAGCCAGGCCAAACGCCTTGAGCACCAAGCCGCGCAACTTTCCGACTGGAACCGCTCGCTCGAGCAAACCGTGGCTGAGCAGGTGACGGAACTCGAGCGAATGGCGCGGCTCAGGCGGTTCCTGCCCGAACAGGTCGCCGACCTCATCGTTGCGGCGGGCAATGGAGATGCGCTCTTGCAGAGCCACCGCCGCGAGGTGACGGTTGTGTTTTGCGATTTGCGCGGCTTTACGGCCTTCGCAGAGACCGCCGAACCCGAAGAAGTAATGACAGTTCTGGCGGAGTATCATTCCTGTCTTGGCGAACAAATTGTCCGCCACGAGGGGACTCTTGAGCGGTTCGTGGGCGACGGTATCGTCGTGGTTTTCAACGATCCGCTGCCATGTGCCGACCACAGCGAGAGAGCTGTCTCAATGGCTGCCGCAATGCGCGACGCGATTGACGAGCATTCAGAGCGATGGCGCAAGCGGGACTATTTGCTTGGCTTTGGGATCGGCATTGCCAGAGGCCACGCAACCATCGGGCGCATCGGTTTTGATCAGCGCTCGGACTATGCCGTCATCGGCACTGTGTCGAACCATGCCGCCCGTTTATGCGAGGAGGCCAAATCGCGCCAGATTCTTGTTAGCCAACGGGTCGTCGGAGCTGTTGAGTCGCTGGTCGAATCCGTTCCTGTTGGCGAACTGACGCTGAAGGGCTTTCGCCGCCCGATGCCTGCCTATGAAATCGTGCGGTGGATCGGTCGGCCAAGCTAG